tattagagtcctttattaggaaggatATTTCTTTTGTCCTTTTTTAGTTTTACCTTGgagaacaaggattgtatgtaaTATATTCCCAATTATGCAATACATGAAAAATTAAGCCGTAAAATTCTATTGAAGGAAGAAAACCATGGAGGTGGAAGatgagttgaatatcagagtgcgcaacaaaCGAGgctaacaaaataataggaattttattgaacaaaCTGAAAATgtcgaaacggctacaaaaaacctaagagactacattgtggctAACTTAATTACTCTGAATAACAAAGctctctatttataataaactaaccctagtcCCTAATAAGCAAGGAAacgaaaacctaattctaatggGCAAGAAACTCTAATATCCTTATCCCACAAGAAAACCACaaacaataataaataataactaattttccaacaccccctgtcaaactcatggcggtacacgtcatgagtttgccaacaagcagatgcggactGGCTCCGTTAGGCGGACTGACAGACAGGCAAGCTCCGCAACGCGGACAGACAGAAAGGCAGACTCCGTAACGCGGACAGACAGACAAGCAGATAGGCAATCAAGCGAGCAAACGAACAATCCAAGCGAACAAGCAAACGAACAATCCAAGTGAACAAGCAAGCTAGCGGATTCTGGCAAACGATCTAATTACTAACCAGGTGCACAACGTTACTCGAGTTGTCATCAATCCAATTACTCGAGCAATCGTCGTGGTGGTGGGCAACAACAAACTCCAAACACAGGCTTCAAACAGGCACTATGCGATGACGATCTGGGCGGGATGTTCATCAGGACGCTGCAGCAAGCAGCAGCAGAGGTTCAAGACTAGCACGAGATGGTGATTGGTCAAGGTCTCAGTCGAATCTGGACGCACGTGGATCATGCAAACGAGGCAGCGGACGTGTGGGTCAAATACAGTGTGGGGGCGACGGGTACGGCAAGGGAAGCAGCGGATTCAACTGGTGGTGGTGCGGACAATGAGTTCAATGGATAGCCGCGGAATCGATTCAAGCAGCGGAGTAGCGATGCACGACAAAGCTTCAGcaaaaatttttgtttttttaaatatcaaACTAAACGAACATACGAAACTAATAACAACCAAAGCAGATTAAATCCCAAAGGAttgaacctgctctgataccaagttgaatatcagagtgcgcaacaaaCGAGgctaacaaaataataggaattttattgaacaaactgaaaatgccgaaacggctacaaaaaacctaagagactacattgtggctAACTTAATTACTCTGAATAACAAAGctctctatttataataaactaaccctagtcCCTAATAAGCAAGGAAacgaaaacctaattctaatggGCAAGAAACTCTAATATCCTTATCCCACAAGAAAACCACaaacaataataaataataactaattttccaacaGGGAGAGGGGAAAGATCGGAGACGATCAGTGGAAAATACGCAGGAAAACTGACCAGAAGAGGAAAAGAATGCAGGGGAAACCGATAGCCACTGACCCTAGCCTGAGCTAGGGCCGGCaaataatgtttttgttttttattttcacgTTAGAGTTTTATATGACCCGGTTTAGGTATCCGATTAATAAATTATCTTTTTCCAAcctttattgttttttaaaggTTGTTTTGCCTCATTTTAGTTATCTTATTTGATTGGAACTTGAATAAAATTCACATGCAAAGAGTTCATGTCGTCCCTCGATTTTGGCCCAAAGTAAACTCGAGTAGGTGACACTTTACGTTACTTTTAAAAAtgcaaaaattaattattttaaagtcTCTAAAACTGAATGTAAACAATTTCGTTACCACTACAAATAAACCtcaaaatgaaactacaaaGGTTCCAAAATCCATAACAAAAGTACAAAACATCAACGTACACTGTGTTGTCaaaacaactacaaacatcTAATGTCTTCCAGAATGAACTCAAATCTTCTACAACTCTTTAAAAACATCCTAATCATGTCAACTTCTCACCCAAGCTGATCTGAAAGGGAAGGGAAAAAGGGTGAGCTACAAAGCTGAGTAAGCATCAATATCTGAAACGAAATGATTCGAATGGAAGATCAAAGGAGTTGGATTCAAGAGCTGCAACACAATTAACACAAGATTTTAGTGAATCAATAACAATACAATTAAGTTCTGTAATTCATACCTAATGAAGCCTTATTCCCATGGTAGTCACATGAGCCTTATTACTAAATGATTAAAGGTCTAGACTCCTTCCGATGATTCAAATGAACTGAATCAACCACATGTTTAGATGCTATACGATGTTCGATTATAAACACTTTAAACAATGAAACGAAGGCAATGACATCTGAATCAATAATCAACTGAGTTTCAAATATCAAAGGAGGAAACTGAAAACAGAATCACAATACAACAAAAGTAGCTCAAGAAATTCAGAATGATGGAAGCAAAGCAATGCAAAGCTAACAACACAAGGATACTTACATGATTCACAATGCTTGAACCATGGAATCCAACAGTTGAGTTCCTTAACTTAAcaaatctctctctcaaactctaaCCTCTTAGTTTTGGTTCTAAAATAAGCAAAATTGGTTGAGGAGAAGCAAAAGCTGTCAATAAAAAGGAGCCAACTTTCTTTAAGCAGATGGTGGAGCGTTACTTCAGTTGTGGGCTTGCTTGTTAAGAGGTGGTAGCTTACTTCAAGCAAGTGGTGGAGGTTAACTTTATAAATGATGCCTACTTGTTGTGCTAAAATTTTAGTAGGGCAGACCAACCAGCCAATCTTATAAAGGTTGACTTGCGTGCATTGGAAAAGCTATGTTATTAATACAGTCGGTCATATTGTTTatctaaaggagagtttgataaccattttgttttcagtttaaatttttttttttaaatggtaaCTACTTTCTGTTTTCAAACGGCCCCAAGGTTTTCTTCAACTCCAAGGCACTCTCATGTAATCCCATTCATTCAACAATGGCGAAAAATTAGTCTTTTACAATGTTAATAATTTAGTTATACGAACAAGCCACCAAACAAAAAATACGAACATAGCCCAAGCATACCTAGGGCTACAAACCTCTAAGGAAATTTGGAAAGCCATCATAACTCAAGACCAACCATACAATCCCGATTTCCAAATTGCCTATGTTCAGCACAAGCCGCATAACCATACATGTGTTAAATTTGGAAGAACAAAATCCACCTTCAGTCCCAGTCGTTCAAATCAACGTCCAAAACGCGTTTAAAAAATTAGGAGAAACCAGTGAAGGTTCCTCATAAATCGCAGCATTGAGAGGCTCTCCTCTCACAAAAACCGACCACCATTCCAATTCCTCATATATGTACACTCATTCTCCTTGTTTTCTAATTAAATAACCCCCTtctattaatttaacaaaaaaaaaataataataataatgaagcCAATTGCAGCAGCATTTTTCTTCCTCTCAACATTGTGTGCCGGAAGATTTGTCGTGGTCGCCTGTAATGGTCAAGGTCAAGGTGAAAGTGAAGGAAGCAACACCGCTGCCGCCGCGGGGGAGGTGAATATGAAGCTTCTTGAACAAGCGTGCCAGCATTCACCCAGGAAGGACTTATGCATCGAATCCCTAGAGAAGGACTCGAACAGCAAGGGCGCTGACCTCATAGGCCTCGCCTACATTGCCGTCCGGCTGGCCGCGGCAATGGCCGCCGACGTGGACGAGCACATGCGGTCGTTGCTCATGCACAACGCCACCACCTTGGACCCCATGATTCAGCAGGGGTTGGCGGACTGCGTTGAGCACTACTCCGATGCCAACGACCAGCTTGACGACTGCACCGCCGCCATCTCGGCGAGTAACTTCAAGGACGTTGAAGTGTGGGTCAACGTGGCGATTTCTGACGCCGACTTCTGCGACAAATCTCTTAAGGGACAGGAATCCGTGATGGTAGCGAAGAACAAAGCGTTCCGCCTGTTGTGCAATAATATTTTGTCCATAATCAAGGCCTTGCCTGCTGAAAAGTGATTTTCTTGAATCCTCATCATACGGATATAATTAGTAGCTAGCTAAATattatcaaaattttaaatttatgtaattaatataaattataaattactaAAAAGTGTCAACTTTGTGATTGACTCACAGTTTTTCAATGACAATTGTTGGTTATATATACCACGCAACGATTTTATTAACAATTTTTTGTGAAATTGAACTCAACACCTAATTAACGGCTATTAAACCAAATAATCATGTGCAAATACGTAGCGATGCATCCTTCTCTGAGTTCTCTCTAATAGTTTTTTCCAAACTCAAAGCAAGGTCTGCCGTCACAAGATGGTATAGCTATATCATCAAGTTGATGTGATCTGTCATAAACAATTAGAAGAGCAAACCTAGTAAATTAAATGTTCGTGATTTTGTTTAAGTAGAGATTAATAAGATGCATGAGAGTTCCAAGGTATAACGGAACACATGCACGTGAAAGAAGGCGGTTCAGAAGGATTGCTTTTGGTAACTCCTATGTAGTTGTCTTCTATGAGTGGCATTTGCATTCATTTCAGATGCGTCATAGCAAAGATAAAGAGCAGAAACAAAAAAGAGTACAAGGACGCAATCAATTTTGTTGCTCGTGTAACAAGGAAAATGCCAAGGGAGAAATGCTAAGAGTCTCTCTCAAAATGAGACTTTCTATAGATTTTTTGCCATCTCATTTTTTTGGCATAaagttttataatgttggtacGAGAATTTCATCAAAAAATAAAGTGGCAGAGAGTCCCATAAGCgataaatttttcattgtgactgGAACAcaggtggtacaccacatgtttttatatacgtggtgtgaaattttattttttaagttattagttttttaacacacatatcacatcatttgtatagtaacatgtggtgtaccacccTGTGTactggtcacactgaaaaatctcttccacttttgagagagttttcttagcatttctcaatgCTAATTAAGGAGATTCTCTCAAAAGTGTGACTCTTTATATACTCTTTGTCACCTCATATTTTTGGTACAATTTCCGTATCAACATTAAAAAaccttttacaaaaaaataaggGATGACAGAAAGTTTACGAagagtctcacttttga
This window of the Malus domestica chromosome 03, GDT2T_hap1 genome carries:
- the LOC103419166 gene encoding putative invertase inhibitor, giving the protein MKPIAAAFFFLSTLCAGRFVVVACNGQGQGESEGSNTAAAAGEVNMKLLEQACQHSPRKDLCIESLEKDSNSKGADLIGLAYIAVRLAAAMAADVDEHMRSLLMHNATTLDPMIQQGLADCVEHYSDANDQLDDCTAAISASNFKDVEVWVNVAISDADFCDKSLKGQESVMVAKNKAFRLLCNNILSIIKALPAEK